The window CAGCGGGATCAACAAGAGCCTTACGCGACGAAACATTCTGCAGACCAACGGGAAAAACAGGTAGAACATCTCCTCGACGGAGAGCGACCAGAGAATATCCCACCCCGCCGGAAGATAGCCTCTCCGAGCCTCAAGCACGTTGATATGAACGGTAAGCGCCGCAAATAGCGCCCGACCCAACCCGCCAGTCTTCGCAGAAACTACGAACCCCGGCACATGGGTCAGATCGAGAACACTCAACGTCCCAAGAAGAAGCAGAAACAGCGGAGCAATACGAGCAAACCGCAGCCGGTAAAAATCCCTTACGTTCACCTCAGCAATCGAACCCCACCGCCGCAGCGTCGTCGAAGTGATCAAAAACCCGGAGACGACAAAGAAGATCTGAACACCGTACTGCCCGTTCCAGACGAGTGACGACACCAACTGCGGAGGAAGCCCCCGAGTATACGGAACGTGAGCTCCGAGCAGCCGCATATTGACATGATTCATCAACACAAAAAAGATTGCGAGGCCACGCAGAAGATCTACTCCATCGAGCCGCTTCCAGCCGCGCGCAGGCTCCGCCACCGTCAAGGCCACGTCCTATCCCGGACGACCACCGACAACAAATCTCCTAATCGACCCCAAAGCCGATCACGCCACATCCACTTCCATCTCATCGATATAGCACCAGCCCCAGCTCTCACCCGGCTCAATCGATCGCATGATCGGATGCTGCGTCTTATGAAAGTGCTTGGTCGCATGTTTATGCAGCGACGAATCGCAGCAT is drawn from Edaphobacter lichenicola and contains these coding sequences:
- a CDS encoding UBP-type zinc finger domain-containing protein, with amino-acid sequence MCLECGHVGCCDSSLHKHATKHFHKTQHPIMRSIEPGESWGWCYIDEMEVDVA